Proteins co-encoded in one bacterium genomic window:
- a CDS encoding four helix bundle protein, with product MNEKLDDFRQLVVWQKSHHLVIRIYEITKNFPTEAKYGLLRQMCPAAVSIPANSAEGLRNKA from the coding sequence ATGAATGAGAAGTTAGATGATTTTAGACAACTTGTAGTATGGCAAAAAAGCCATCATTTAGTGATAAGAATATACGAAATAACCAAAAACTTCCCAACTGAAGCAAAATATGGATTGTTGCGACAGATGTGCCCAGCGGCTGTTTCTATTCCAGCAAATAGTGCAGAAGGTTTAAGAAACAAGGCATAA